Proteins encoded in a region of the Salvelinus sp. IW2-2015 linkage group LG27, ASM291031v2, whole genome shotgun sequence genome:
- the LOC111953414 gene encoding polyprenol dehydrogenase isoform X2, translated as MWLLSFILPILRLYLVGVKVLLYQLFNKSFTLPAGNSEEEGLRAVKKIHEEGSEGKVEFLFLDLCSLKSVRQFVQRFKARALPLHVLVNNAGIMLVPEGKTEDGFELHFGLNYLGHFLLTNLLLDKLKRSGRHDACSRVVTMSSATHYVGRLNMEDLQGRSCYSAHGAYSQSKLALVLFTYHLQEKLTAAGFPVTSNAVDPGMVDTDLYNNLCIPAQAAKKPVAKMLFRTPAEGASTAILAATASQLEGVGGCYFYNGERAESADITYDHNVRAELWKQSCALVGLQEA; from the exons ATGTGGCTACTGTCTTTCATTTTACCAATTTTGAGGCTGTATTTAGTGGGAGTTAAAGTTCTTCTGTATCAACTGTTCAACAAGTCTTTTACGTTACCAG CTGGGAACTCTGAAGAGGAAGGCCTGCGAGCTGTGAAGAAGATCCACGAAGAGGGCAGCGAGGGGAAAG TGGAGTTTCTGTTCCTGGACCTGTGTTCCCTAAAGTCGGTACGGCAGTTTGTCCAAAGGTTTAAAGCCAGGGCTCTACCACTTCACGTCCTTGTGAACAATG CCGGCATCATGCTGGTtccagagggaaagacagaggacGGTTTCGAGCTGCACTTTGGTCTGAACTATCTGGGACACTTCCTGTTGACAAACCTCCTCCTGGACAAATTGAAGAGGTCTGGGAGACACGATGCCTGCTCCCGCGTCGTCACCATGTCCTCCGCCACACACTACGTTGGAAGACTCAATATGGAAGACCTACAGGGCAG gtccTGCTACAGTGCACATGGTGCCTACTCTCAGAGTAAACTGGCTCTGGTTCTCTTCACATACCATCTGCAGGAGAAGTTAACAGCAGCAGGGTTCCCAGTAACATCCAACGCAGTAGACCCAGGCATGGTGGACACTGACCTGTACAACAACCTCTGCATTCCAGCCCAGGCAGCCAAGAAACCTGTTGCCAAAATGCTGTTTAGG ACCCCAGCCGAGGGAGCGTCTACAGCTATCCTGGCTGCCACTGCGTCTCAGCTGGAGGGGGTCGGAGGCTGCTACTTCTATAACGGGGAGAGAGCTGAATCCGCTGACATTACTTACGATCACAACGTGAGGGCTGAGCTGTGGAAACAGAGCTGTGCGCTGGTTGGTCTTCAGGAGGCCTAG
- the LOC111953414 gene encoding polyprenol dehydrogenase isoform X3: protein MGYETARHLANLGMHVVIAGNSEEEGLRAVKKIHEEGSEGKVEFLFLDLCSLKSVRQFVQRFKARALPLHVLVNNAGIMLVPEGKTEDGFELHFGLNYLGHFLLTNLLLDKLKRSGRHDACSRVVTMSSATHYVGRLNMEDLQGRSCYSAHGAYSQSKLALVLFTYHLQEKLTAAGFPVTSNAVDPGMVDTDLYNNLCIPAQAAKKPVAKMLFRTPAEGASTAILAATASQLEGVGGCYFYNGERAESADITYDHNVRAELWKQSCALVGLQEA from the exons ATGGGTTATGAGACTGCAAGACACCTGGCAAACCTTGGCATGCATGTGGTTATAG CTGGGAACTCTGAAGAGGAAGGCCTGCGAGCTGTGAAGAAGATCCACGAAGAGGGCAGCGAGGGGAAAG TGGAGTTTCTGTTCCTGGACCTGTGTTCCCTAAAGTCGGTACGGCAGTTTGTCCAAAGGTTTAAAGCCAGGGCTCTACCACTTCACGTCCTTGTGAACAATG CCGGCATCATGCTGGTtccagagggaaagacagaggacGGTTTCGAGCTGCACTTTGGTCTGAACTATCTGGGACACTTCCTGTTGACAAACCTCCTCCTGGACAAATTGAAGAGGTCTGGGAGACACGATGCCTGCTCCCGCGTCGTCACCATGTCCTCCGCCACACACTACGTTGGAAGACTCAATATGGAAGACCTACAGGGCAG gtccTGCTACAGTGCACATGGTGCCTACTCTCAGAGTAAACTGGCTCTGGTTCTCTTCACATACCATCTGCAGGAGAAGTTAACAGCAGCAGGGTTCCCAGTAACATCCAACGCAGTAGACCCAGGCATGGTGGACACTGACCTGTACAACAACCTCTGCATTCCAGCCCAGGCAGCCAAGAAACCTGTTGCCAAAATGCTGTTTAGG ACCCCAGCCGAGGGAGCGTCTACAGCTATCCTGGCTGCCACTGCGTCTCAGCTGGAGGGGGTCGGAGGCTGCTACTTCTATAACGGGGAGAGAGCTGAATCCGCTGACATTACTTACGATCACAACGTGAGGGCTGAGCTGTGGAAACAGAGCTGTGCGCTGGTTGGTCTTCAGGAGGCCTAG
- the LOC111953414 gene encoding polyprenol dehydrogenase isoform X1, translating to MWLLSFILPILRLYLVGVKVLLYQLFNKSFTLPVLPKQNGRVAIVTGGARGMGYETARHLANLGMHVVIAGNSEEEGLRAVKKIHEEGSEGKVEFLFLDLCSLKSVRQFVQRFKARALPLHVLVNNAGIMLVPEGKTEDGFELHFGLNYLGHFLLTNLLLDKLKRSGRHDACSRVVTMSSATHYVGRLNMEDLQGRSCYSAHGAYSQSKLALVLFTYHLQEKLTAAGFPVTSNAVDPGMVDTDLYNNLCIPAQAAKKPVAKMLFRTPAEGASTAILAATASQLEGVGGCYFYNGERAESADITYDHNVRAELWKQSCALVGLQEA from the exons ATGTGGCTACTGTCTTTCATTTTACCAATTTTGAGGCTGTATTTAGTGGGAGTTAAAGTTCTTCTGTATCAACTGTTCAACAAGTCTTTTACGTTACCAG TTTTGCCCAAACAAAATGGAAGGGTTGCCATAGTGACGGGGGGTGCCCGAGGAATGGGTTATGAGACTGCAAGACACCTGGCAAACCTTGGCATGCATGTGGTTATAG CTGGGAACTCTGAAGAGGAAGGCCTGCGAGCTGTGAAGAAGATCCACGAAGAGGGCAGCGAGGGGAAAG TGGAGTTTCTGTTCCTGGACCTGTGTTCCCTAAAGTCGGTACGGCAGTTTGTCCAAAGGTTTAAAGCCAGGGCTCTACCACTTCACGTCCTTGTGAACAATG CCGGCATCATGCTGGTtccagagggaaagacagaggacGGTTTCGAGCTGCACTTTGGTCTGAACTATCTGGGACACTTCCTGTTGACAAACCTCCTCCTGGACAAATTGAAGAGGTCTGGGAGACACGATGCCTGCTCCCGCGTCGTCACCATGTCCTCCGCCACACACTACGTTGGAAGACTCAATATGGAAGACCTACAGGGCAG gtccTGCTACAGTGCACATGGTGCCTACTCTCAGAGTAAACTGGCTCTGGTTCTCTTCACATACCATCTGCAGGAGAAGTTAACAGCAGCAGGGTTCCCAGTAACATCCAACGCAGTAGACCCAGGCATGGTGGACACTGACCTGTACAACAACCTCTGCATTCCAGCCCAGGCAGCCAAGAAACCTGTTGCCAAAATGCTGTTTAGG ACCCCAGCCGAGGGAGCGTCTACAGCTATCCTGGCTGCCACTGCGTCTCAGCTGGAGGGGGTCGGAGGCTGCTACTTCTATAACGGGGAGAGAGCTGAATCCGCTGACATTACTTACGATCACAACGTGAGGGCTGAGCTGTGGAAACAGAGCTGTGCGCTGGTTGGTCTTCAGGAGGCCTAG
- the LOC111953413 gene encoding E3 SUMO-protein ligase ZBED1, whose amino-acid sequence MEAKGASSSNLHLVAHPRAKSKVWRYFGFDTDADGCILHWRRIYCRICMTQIAYSGNTSNLSYHLEKNHPVEFCEFVKSNTEQMREAVATAYSKIKTEPMQQQCQEAILKQSPAFENINRRHNDLTSAIVSFVCEGMYPVSVVEEPTFQALLRTADPRYLPPSRIDVAMKALPQRYNQIRDAVLGEVAGVVNCGVSTDLWQSQTQNRTYISLSMHSLNQNGLGSGFSMSSKCLKTFEVPEDNTAENITRALYEAFVEWGITHKVNGATTNGSLDIVKACSLLDLSVQMPCLGHTINRGMDEAFQLPRIDCFLGRCRKLVDYFQQSVMAMYLLREKQRQQGLAQCVLIRDRVRSWVTTLTMLQRLKEQQAIISVVLMEDSDNHQLSFKDSEWNMVEGLIGVLQPFKXVADMITDCRYPTISMVRPVLHMLLNTTLKAKEGDAKEVGMAKEVISKVLSSTYPQTSEIATFLNVATFLDPRYKRLPFLSPHDRSQVESKVIEEAKAILEKQRNENXVTDELAPLSDEPPNKKQTLDKPSPSCSNAGNPLAVIFCQSGNDENQEELHAQVVEELSNFKSQKILGLNEDPLHWWSDRMGLFPTLPKVLQKYWCVPATSVPSHRLFSSSGTFFCGKRNRLTPAHVDQQVFLYENSRRCNEAEPIEDDSGEWGLGQEQDSGSGHGITGQATAHYQTVTIP is encoded by the coding sequence ATGGAGGCCAAAGGTGCTTCCTCATCTAATCTCCACCTTGTTGCACATCCAAGGGCAAAAAGTAAAGTATGGAGGTATTTCGGCTTTGACACTGATGCAGACGGGTGTATACTACACTGGAGGAGGATCTACTGTCGCATATGTATGACTCAAATAGCATATTCCGGGAACACCTCCAATCTCTCGTACCACCTGGAGAAGAACCACCCAGTTGAGTTCTGTGAGTTTGTGAAGAGCAACACGGAGCAGATGCGTGAGGCGGTCGCAACGGCCTACTCCAAGATAAAGACTGAACCTATGCAGCAGCAATgtcaggaagccatcctgaagCAGAGCCCAGCGTTTGAAAATATCAACCGACGGCATAATGATCTGACGTCTGCGATCGTCAGCTTTGTCTGTGAAGGGATGTACCCTGTGTCTGTGGTGGAAGAACCCACCTTTCAGGCCCTTTTAAGGACTGCAGATCCAAGATACTTGCCCCCTAGCAGAATCGACGTGGCAATGAAGGCCCTACCACAGAGGTACAATCAGATCCGAGATGCAGTGCTGGGTGAAGTGGCAGGGGTGGTGAACTGCGGTGTCTCAACTGACCTTTGGCAAAGCCAAACCCAGAACAGGACCTACATCTCCCTGTCCATGCACTCTCTGAACCAAAACGGACTAGGTTCTGGTTTCTCCATGAGTTCCAAATGCCTGAAAACTTTTGAAGTTCCAGAGGACAATACAGCWGAGAATATTACCAGAGCATTGTACGAAGCCTTTGTCGAATGGGGGATAACTCACAAAGTCAACGGTGCCACCACTAACGGTTCATTGGACATTGTGAAAGCTTGCTCTCTTCTGGATCTATCCGTGCAGATGCCTTGCCTTGGCCACACTATAAATCGAGGGATGGATGAGGCCTTTCAGCTGCCCAGAATTGACTGCTTTTTGGGACGTTGCCGCAAACTTGTTGATTATTTCCAACAGTCAGTGATGGCTATGTATTTGCTGCGAGAGAAGCAGAGGCAGCAAGGCCTAGCCCAGTGTGTCCTCATCAGAGACAGGGTCCGATCCTGGGTGACCACACTGACTATGCTCCAGCGCCTGAAAGAGCAGCAGGCCATTATCAGTGTGGTACTCATGGAGGACAGTGACAACCATCAGCTGAGTTTCAAGGACAGTGAATGGAACATGGTRGAGGGCTTGATTGGAGTTCTGCAACCTTTCAAARMGGTAGCTGACATGATAACAGACTGTAGGTATCCGACCATTAGTATGGTGAGGCCTGTCCTTCACATGCTGCTGAACACAACCCTCAAGGCCAAAGAAGGGGACGCAAAAGAGGTTGGCATGGCCAAAGAGGTCATCTCCAAGGTGTTGTCCAGCACCTACCCGCAGACGTCTGAGATTGCAACGTTTCTCAACGTCGCCACTTTCCTGGATCCCCGTTACAAGAGGCTTCCTTTCCTGTCCCCCCACGACCGCTCCCAAGTGGAGAGTAAAGTCATTGAGGAGGCCAAAGCCATTCTTGAGAAGCAGAGGAATGAGAATSTGGTCACAGATGAATTGGCTCCTCTTTCTGATGAGCCACCCAACAAAAAACAGACTCTTGACAAACCCTCTCCTTCATGTAGCAATGCAGGCAACCCTTTGGCTGTGATATTTTGCCAGTCAGGCAATGACGAGAACCAAGAGGAGCTACACGCTCAGGTCGTGGAAGAGCTGAGCAACTTCAAATCCCAGAAGATCCTGGGTCTCAACGAAGACCCTCTCCATTGGTGGTCGGACCGTATGGGCTTATTCCCTACTCTCCCCAAGGTGCTCCAGAAGTACTGGTGTGTCCCCGCCACTAGTGTCCCCTCCCACAGACTGTTCAGTTCCTCAGGGACTTTCTTCTGTGGTAAGAGGAACCGCCTCACCCCGGCACATGTAGACCAACAGGTGtttctctatgaaaactcacggCGCTGCAATGAGGCTGAACCTATTGAGGATGACTCAGGGGAATGGGGCTTGGGACAGGAGCAGGACTCTGGATcaggccatggaataactgggcaggccactgcccACTACCAAACAGTTACAATACCCTAA
- the LOC111953323 gene encoding CD99 antigen-like, producing MKSCLWIALLVTLAIGTKTQEFDLSDALDFDNPKATAIPKQPKKPAKDPSPGGGFDLFDALGPDEPGKPAGIPPKEGGTNPKPVDPKKTAEDGMGFDLSDALGPDPVPDKPAVVPPKDGGTGGGSFGDSDLFDVSDNGGYKPDPGKGGGGGGGGGGGGAPADQPQDVEAGSGQIAGVVSAIGVALLGAASSYFAYQKKKLCFKIQGGADPEMGKNAHGGRSGPQLMSNLLKSY from the exons ATGAAATCTTGCTTATGGATTGCCTTGCTTGTAACTCTTGCTATAGGGACGAAAACACAAG AATTTGATCTTTCTGATGCCTTAGATTTTG ATAACCCGAAGGCAACTGCTATTCCAAAACAGCCAAAGAAACCTGCAAAGGATCCCAGTCCAG GAGGAGGATTTGATCTATTCGATGCTCTAGGTCCAGATG AGCCTGGTAAACCAGCTGGGATCCCTCCTAAAGAAGGTGGAACTA ATCCCAAACCTGTAGATCCCAAAAAAACAGCTGAGG ATGGGATGGGTTTTGACCTGTCTGATGCCTTGGGTCCAG ATCCCGTACCGGATAAACCAGCTGTTGTTCCACCTAAAGATGGAGGCACCG GTGGCGGGTCCTTCGGCGACAGCGACCTGTTTGATGTGAGCGATAACGGTGGCTACAAGCCTGATCCCGgcaagggaggtggaggaggaggaggtggaggaggag GTGGTGCTCCTGCAGATCAACCTCAAG ATGTAGAAGCTGGATCTGGTCAGATCGCTGGCGTAGTGAGTGCAATAGGAGTGGCCCTCCTTGGRGCTGCCTCCAGCTACTTTGCCTACCAGAAGAAGAAACTGTGTTTCAAGATTCAGGGAG GTGCAGACCCAGAAATGGGAAAGAACGCACATGGAGGTCGGTCTGGTCCRCAAT TGATGAGCAACTTGCTCAAGTCATATTAA